The window GCCTCTTTACCATTTGCCGGGGCCGCTTCGCTGGGTCAGGCAGCTTCACATAGATCCGCCCATCGCTCCAACCCCATCGCACTTTCCACCTATTCACTGTGGCGGTTTCGCAATGACGAGCTACGCGACCTGCATAAGTGTATCGATCTAGCAGCCGAATATGGATTCGATGGCGTTGAGGTATTGCTTTATCAATTTGAACAAAACGATCTGCTTTCGAACAGCTATATGCAATCGCTCAAGCGGCATGCATTTCGCCAAGGACTTCCGCTTTGTGCCATGTCTACTCACCAGGGCTTCGTCACACCTGATCGAGAAAAACGGCAGCGCAATATCGACCTTACTATTGGCCAAATTGAAATCTGCTCTCAGCTCGGCATCCCGGCCATGCGCGTGAACACCGGTCGCTGGGGCACGTCGGGAAGTTTTGATGAACTGATGGCCAACAAGGGCATAGAGCCACCCCTACCCGGTTATACTGAAGAGGACGCATTTCCCTGGGTCATTGATGCTTTTGAAAAGTGCCTTCCTGCGGCGGCCAGGCACGGCGTCGTCATGGGATTGGAAAACCACTGGGGGCTGGGCCTTACCGCAAAAGGCGTGTTACGAATCGTAGACGCCATCGATTCGCCCTGGCTGCAGGTGGTTCTGGACACCGGAAACTTTTTGGAACGGCGGTACGAGCAACTGGAAGAAATGGCTGCACGCGCTTTTTTCGTCCAGGCCAAAACCTACTACGGAGGTGGGCAATGGTATGAGCTCGATATTGACTATCCACGGATTGCGAAAATGCTTCACTCACATAATTACCACGGCTGGATCTCGCTCGAGTTTGAAGGCATGGAAGATTATAGAACTGCCATTCCAAAAAGCCTGAAACTACTACGAGATGCATTCACCTACTAGTTCGAATCCTCAACCGTTTAGAATCCGACCTAGCCCCCAATCCAATTAACACCAATTACCTTAGAACACCCAAACATATGAATCCACTCAATCGAAGACACTTCCTAAAAGGCATTGCTGCTGTAGCCGCTTCAACAACGCTTCCCCTGTTCGCTATTGGACAATCCGGACCTTCAGCCAATAGCAAACTCAATGTCGCCGTAATAGGTGCCGGTGGACGCGGACGGGCCTCCATCAATGCCTTGGTCGATGAAAATATTGTCGCCTTCTGTGATGTGGACGAGGTGACCGCTACCAGCACGTATAAAGATTTTCCGGACGTGCCTCGATTCCAGGATTTCCGCGAGATGTTGGACAAAATGGATAAGGAGATTGATGCGGTTGTCATCGC is drawn from Verrucomicrobiota bacterium and contains these coding sequences:
- a CDS encoding sugar phosphate isomerase/epimerase, producing MNRRKFLQASIASLPFAGAASLGQAASHRSAHRSNPIALSTYSLWRFRNDELRDLHKCIDLAAEYGFDGVEVLLYQFEQNDLLSNSYMQSLKRHAFRQGLPLCAMSTHQGFVTPDREKRQRNIDLTIGQIEICSQLGIPAMRVNTGRWGTSGSFDELMANKGIEPPLPGYTEEDAFPWVIDAFEKCLPAAARHGVVMGLENHWGLGLTAKGVLRIVDAIDSPWLQVVLDTGNFLERRYEQLEEMAARAFFVQAKTYYGGGQWYELDIDYPRIAKMLHSHNYHGWISLEFEGMEDYRTAIPKSLKLLRDAFTY